The following is a genomic window from Myxococcales bacterium.
ACTATGAGGCACTGATTGCAAAAAACTACGACAAAGCTCTCGAAGACGTTACAGCTGTTGTGCATGCAGCAGGACCTATCCCCGTTAAAGTAATAGTTGAAACAAGCGCGCTCGACAAAGCGCAACTTGCTTCTGCAATCACGATTGTCGCTCTATCAAAGGCTCAGTTCATTAAAACATCGACAGGTTTTCATAAAGCTGGTGCTCAAGCGCAAGACATTGCCCTAATGCGACACCTTTTACCTGATCATATTGGCATTAAAGCTTCCGGCGGTATTAAAGATTTTTCATCTGCACTCGCTATGATCAAAGCTGGAGCAACAAGGATTGGTGCATCCCGTTCGCAAGAAATTCTACAAGGCTGTTAATTTTTATGAGGTTTCATTGTGCAAGTTATCGAGATAATACAAAAAAAACGTGATCTGCGCCCACTTTTAAAAAAAGAAATTAATTTTTTGATCGAGCACTATGTCAAGGGAGACATCCCCAATTACCAAATGTCAGCTTTTTTGATGGCTGTTTGCATCAATGGCATGAATGAAGAAGAGATTTCATATCTCACCGATGCCATGCTCTATTCTGGTGAAGTTATTTCTCACCTTTCAGAAGGTCAGGCTCTGATTGACAAGCACTCTACCGGTGGTGTTGGGGATAAAATCAGCATTCCTCTTGCTCCTGCAATTGCTGCATGCGGTGTAAAAGTTCCCATGATCGCAGGGCGCGGCCTCGGACACACGGGAGGGACACTTGATAAACTCGAAAGTATCCCAGGCTTCCGTTGCAATTTGAGCAGTAAACAATATCAGGCTCAAGTGCAAGAAATAGGGTGCGTCATCATGGGGCAAACCAAAGATATCGCCCCCGCGGATAAAATGATCTACGCATTGCGAGATGTAACCGGCACCGTCGAATCAATCCCGCTGATTGCTTCTTCTATCATGTCTAAAAAATTGGCCGAAGGCATCGATGGTTTGGTTTTGGATGTAAAATTTGGTTCTGGTGCTTTTATGAAGGATATTGAGCAATCCCGCACTCTAGCATCCACCATGGTAGCCCTCGGCGCGCACATGGGCAAAAAAGTTACGGCATGCCTCACCAACATGGATCAACCTTTGGGAGTTATGATTGGAAACTCTTTAGAGATTATTGAAAGCATAGATATCTTGCACGGACGCGGCCCCAAGGACAGCCAAGAACTCACTGTTGAGCTCGGAGCAGAAATGTTGCTCTTGGCCAAAAAAGCTTCCTCACTCGAAGAGGGCCGCAAGCTCGTTGAACAATCTCTTTCATCTGGACGTGCGCTCGATAAATTTATTGAGATGGTGAAAGCTCAGGGTGGTGATACAAAATACATTATTGAACCTAAAAACTTTCGTCCCGCTCAACAAAAAATTGTTATCAAGTCCAAAAATGCTGGCTATATTTGCGAAATTGATAGCCGTTTTGTTGGTCTTGCTGCTGGACTGCTTGGCGGTGGACGTACCAAACTGACCGATGAAATTAATCCCAGCGTCGGAATCGAAATGCATGTAAAGATTGGCGATCACGTGGACAAAGATCAAGTTCTCTGCACTCTGCATGCAGATCAAAAAGGAATTGAAGAGGCAACACTTCGGCTTGAAAGCGCTATAAGTATTGTGCCCCAATCGGTGACAGCGCCGCTTTTATGTCAAGAACGCCTGTCAACTAACTAAATTTCTGGCAAATAAAAATTTTTATTTCTCATGCTTGAACTTTTACAGCCATTGCATGGCTGCTTACATAGTCTCAACAAAAAATTTTACAAGGAGATTCATTATGCAGATCGATATCAATGCCTTCAAAGAAGCCCGTGATTTTATCGTATCCAATACAGCGATTAAAGATTTATCTCCTCACACTGCTGTTGTTCTTGGTTCTGGACTCTCTCACTTTGCGGATAATTTAAAAAATAGCTCTTACGCAAAAGTAATTCCATTTAAAAATATTCCTCATTTTTCATCATCGACTGTTGAGGGGCATAGTGGTGAACTGATTGTGGGAAAGCTTACCAATTCTCATCCAATAATTGCTATGAGCGGACGTCTTCATTTTTATGAAGGCTATAATGCAAAGACGATCACCAATCCTATCCGTGTTCTTAGTCTTTTAGGTATAAAAAATTTAATCCTCACTAATGCTGCTGGAGCGATAGGTGATAACTACGAGCCTGGTCAGTTAATGGCTATAAAAGATCATATCAATCTTAGCGGTATTAATCCCTTGATTGGGCCCAATAATCCTGAACTTGGCCCTCGCTTTGTTGATATGAGTCATGCCTATGAACCGCGATTTATTGAATATGCTCTTAAAGCTGCTGAACAAGAAAAAATTACTATGCACCAGGGTGTCTACATTTCAGTTACCGGCCCTTCTTATGAAACCCCGGCTGAGATCCGCATGTTTAAAAGCATGGGAGCTGATGCTGTTGGTATGAGTACAGTTTTAGAGACAATTGTTGCTCGCCACATGGGCATAAAAGTTTTAGGAATTTCTTGCCTGACCAACAAAGCTGCTGGTCTAAGCACAAACACAATCACGCATGAAGAAGTTATGGAAAATAATGCTAAAGTCGCAATGCGCTTTTCTAGTGTATTAGAAAAAATTGTCGCACAAATTTATGCAGAAAAATAAATTTAAAAGAATCAAATATAAAAAACCAGAGTAAGCTCAAGCTAAGCGTTAGAGACTGTAAAAAAAATCAATTTGGCAATTCTGGTTCAATAAATGTCGCTGTGACGAAAGTATGACGTGAAAACCTTTTTGAAAGGAAATATCATGTCGTGCTTGTATGAAACCTGTTTGTCAGATTGTGCCTGGGAAGTGATTGAGCCACTTTTTCCTGCTAACGCCAAACGAGGCAGACGTCGTGTCTATAGCTTTCGGAGCATAGTTGATGCCATATTCTATGTTTTAAAGAACGGCTGTGTGTGGCGTTGTTTACCCAATGACTTTCCTCCTCACGGTATTGTCTATCACTATTTTCGCACCTGGTCTGTTTCTGGTTTGTGGGCGGTCTTAAACTGCATTCTCGTGGCAATAGTCAGAACCTGTGCTGGCAGAGATGCAAGCCCCTCACTTGTTTCCATCGACTCCCAATCACAGACAGCGGAACCAGGAGTAGATGAGCGTGGTTTGGATGGGGGAAAGAAGATTAATGGAAGAAAGCGCCACATCGTTGTTGATACGATGGGATTGATGCTCCTATGCATTTGTACCGCAGCAAATGTATCTGATAGGGTTGCCGGCGAGGAATTGGTTACTGAGCTCAATAAGCGCGAGAAGTTTCCCAGATTAGCGAAGATTCTTGGAGATAACGCATATAAGAATTTGTCTTCAGACTTGAGAGTAGGCGTAAGCACAGAAACTGCGGAACGTTTAAAAGGGCAAAAGGGGTTTGTACCACAAATATTTCGTTGGGCCGTAGAACGAACTTTTGCTTGGCTGAATCGAAATAGGCGTCTGGTGCGTAACTATGAGAAGAATACAAAGCATCAGGAATCAATGAACTACATCGCTAATGCAAGATTATGTATCAGACGATTGGAAAATTGGCTTACCACCTGAGATTTGATTTTTTTTACAGCCTCTAATTGAATTTAACTGAATTAAGTGGGCTTAATGTTACACCTGAAGAATAAGCTTAAAAAACTGCTGCACATGAAAAGATTACGCATATTTATTTAGAAAAATATTCATACTTTAGAAAAGCTCTTTTTGAGTCTGTTTACTATCAAAAAAAATCCATAGTCAAACAAAAAAACAGACCAAACAAATTAACAGTTTGATATCAAAATTTATTGCTAGAGTTTTACATAGTTAAGGAGAGCTTTATGCTTAGATACGTTCTTATGTTTTCATCAATATTTTGCACTTTCGCCTTTTCAGGCACACTTGATTACGAGTGCACCACGCGTGAAGGAGAGCTTATTCAGTTGCATTGGGATAACAATGAAATTGTTCACTCAACTCTCACCTATTTTGACCCAATAGGAAATGAACTAAAATTTTCCTATAGCGAAATGAAGAATCTTTCCAATGAGTATTTTGCACTTTCAGTGTTAGTTGATTTAGAAGGCCTTAATACAAGCTTTAGCTTCGAAAAAGAGTTCACATTTTGTGAAGGATTTCATCCTCGAGACCGTTTTGGAATGCCATTAGTTCTGCCTTCATCCTGTTTTCAACCCAGAGAATCCACAGGGAAAATGACCGTTATCTCCACTGACAGACAAGGGGGCACAATGGAAGAAAAAACCATGACATGTCAGGCAACTTGGAATCGATAAAAAATTTATCTACGTGAGTTTTCATTAATCGCCTGTGAAGTTGTTTGATCAAGTTATCGAGTTTAAGGTTTCTTATACTCATATTAAAGGTTCGGGTATTGCTTTTGAGATTGATATTTTCAATCTCAATCTCAACATAAAAAAGTTCCAGTTTTGCTAAGAGGCTGTTTTGAAAGTATTTAACAAATGATTTTTCGTTGACGGGGCAGATTGATACAGCTCGACATCAAAGTTTTTAAAGGGTCACTCATTAGTATAAAAATTAGCTGTAATGGAGCTAATTTTGGAGATAACTAGGAGGCTAAAATGGAATGCAAAGCTATTAAGCTGCAATAGCCATCCCCCTAACTTTTTGAAGGCTTACCAAAACAAGCACCTAAGCTAAATTATTTGCAAAACAGCCTCTAAGGAAGGATTGACATAATTCTCTCAAGCCATCACACATGCCACATGAAGAAAGCAATTTATCCAGGTAGTTTTGATCCGATCACCAATGGACATATCGATATTGTAAAAAGAGCTTTATCTGTATTCGATCACGTTCTTATTGCGATTACGCAAAATCAAGAAAAATCATCACTGTTTACTATAGAAGAACGTCAAGATCTGATTAGGCAAAGTCTTGATAGTGAGCGCATCGAAGTAAAAACTTTTGATGGCTTGTTGGTAGATTTTGCTAAGGACGAAAAGATCGGCTTTATTGTGAGAGGATTGCGAGCCGCAAGTGATTTTGAGTATGAATTTCAATTGGCGGCTATGAATCGGCATGTAAACTCTCAGGTTGATTCAGTATTTTTTATGACCAGCAGCGAGACATATTTTTTGTCATCGCGCTTGGTAAAAGAAGTGGCTATGCTTGGAGGAGATGTTGAAAAAATGGTTCCATCTCCTGTAGCGAAGGCTTTGCAAGAAAAAAGAAAACTCCATCAAAATATATGAGGCAGATAATGACGAAACTAAGCATCAGTGAGCGAATAATAAATATGAAAGTATCGGCAACGTTGGGAATGGCGCAAGCTGCCCAAAAGCTTAAAGATGCTGGAGTTGAAGTTAAGGTATTGAGCGCGGGGGAGCCTAATTTTAATACTCCATCGGTTATAAGTGCGGTTGCTAAGCAATCAATTGATGCTGGTAAAGTACACTACACACCCGTTCGCGGTACTAAAAATATTATCAGCGCTATGCAAGAAAAATTTAAGCGTGATCAAGGCGTTGATTATGATGAAGACCAGCTTATGTGCACTGTGGGCGCCAAGTCAGCTATCATGATGGCGCTTGATGCAGTGGCCAATGAAGGCGATGAAGTCATTGTGTTTGCGCCTTACTGGGTTTCTTATTTCGAACAAGTAAAGCTTGCTAGAGCTGTTCCTGTAGTAGTAAATTGCCAAGCTCAAAATAATTTTATGCCGAGTGCACAGGAGCTTAAAGCAGCGATAACCAGCAAGACAAAGGCTATAATTTTAAATTCTCCCAATAACCCAAGCGGAGGAGTGATTTCTCTTGAGCAGCTCACACAATTAGCTGATGTGTTAAAAGATAGCAGTATTTGGCTTATTTCAGATGAAATATATGAAAAACTTTTATTTGATGGTCATAAACATTATTCTCCAGCTGCCATCAATAACGACATGTATAAGCGCACTATTCTTATTAGCGGAGCGTCAAAAGGCTATGCCATGACTGGCTGGCGAGTTGGTTTTGTGGGAGCTTGCAAAGAAATTATTTCGGCAATGAATAAGTTGCAAGGACAGCAAACTACGTGCTTACCTGAGTTTATTCAAGATGCAGCTGCCTATGCTCTGCGGGAAGATGAACATGTGAGAAATGCCATAAAGTCTATGAACGACGCTTATCTAGAACGGCGAGACGTGTGTTTAGAGCGCTTTAAGACTATGCCGCAGATAAAAGTATTTAAACCTCAGGGTGCATTTTACATTTGGGCTGATTACTCACAAGTTATTAAACAGAAAAAATTAAAAGATGATATTGAACTTGGCGTAAAACTTCTTGAAGAAGCACACGTCGCTATGGTTCCAGGTACTCCTTTTGGAGGTCCAGGATCTTTACGAATGAGCATTGCTTCTTCTATGAATGACATCAACCAAGCGATCGATCATATTGAAAAGTGGATCAATAGTTAAGTTATGACACGTTCGCGTTCAGTATTTGCTCGTCCAGCTGTGCATGGTGATGCTTTTGTTACTTCAAGTGTTCGTTATGGTGAAAAAGATTGCATCGTACGGTTGTTATTGCGCGATAAAGGACGCAGGGTGGCTTTTTTTAAAAATGGCTTAGCCGCTAGAAAAGGAGCTAGTACTCTGCAGGCACCGAGTTTGGCAAAAGTGGCTTATGTGGAGATGAGCGATAATAAAATGCCGCGTTTGATATCTTTTGATATTGAGCCTGGGAGTTATGCTTTATCGCTCAGAGCTTTTGCTTATGCTTCTTATATTGCTGAGTTAATTGAAGTGATGGTGCCCGAAGAAGAAGAGTGTGAGCCAATTTATTTGTTGGCTGAAAAAGCTGTTTATTTGCTTAGCAGCATGGGGGCCCACTCATTTATTTTAAGAGCGTTTGAACTCAATATGCTTGAGTTTTGTGGCTATTTGCCTGATTTTGACGAAATAGAAAGTGGCTATAACGGAAATATTTTTTATGATCCTATAGCGTGCCGTTTGATAAAAGAGCCAGTTGGGCAATCTTTTCCGATAACAAACTCTTCACTTAAACTTGCCAAAACCCTACTTGGAGGCATTCCAGAAAATGCCGTATCCGAAAATTTTGATGACCTTATGAGTTTAGGGCGTATTTTTCACAGCCGTCTTAGAGTGTTGGGCATTAAAGAGCTTAAAAGCGTGAGCTTTTTGAAGCAATTGTCGGGAAAGATGGCTGTCGGGAGTGGCCAGACCTAAAAGAGAAAGGTAGTAAATTAGTGTTTGGGCATGGTGGTAGATAAAAATTAGCACCTTGGCTTTCTTTAAAAAACTGTTTTTAAGCGTTGGGTGAGATCTATGTTTACGACTCTTATATCTTTTGCCGTAGCAGCGGTTGTGTTTGGGCTAATCAATTTTTTCTTTGGAGTTATTGGCGCTGTAGTGCCAAGCCTCATAGCACTGATTGCCGTATTTTTCCTTATCTCACGCAGTTTAGGAAAAAAACTTGAACATGCAATGAAGGGTTTGCAAGCAGATTTGATGAAGGGGCAAAGCGATAAGGCGATTATTACACTCAAGAACATTCAATCTCGCTATGGTCATTGGCAGTTTTTCCTAAAATCTACCATCGATGGGCAAATCGGTTCTATCTATTATATGAAAGGTCAATTTCAAATAGCCAAACCTTTTTTAGAACGTGCCTTTGTGCGACATTGGGTGGCTAAGGCTATGCTCGCTTTGGTATATTATCGCGAGAAAAAAATGGATAAAGTAAACGAGGTTTTTAGAGATACCACCAAGCATGTAAAAAAAGCAGGACTATTATGGAGTTTGTGGGCTTATTGCGTGTGGCGAAATGGGGATATTCAAAAAGCTATTAGTATCTTGAACCAGGGAAAAAATTATTTGGGCGATAAAGACCCACATTTAGCACAAAATCTCTTATCCTTACAAAATGATAAAAAAATGAAAATGAAAGCTTATGGCGAGCAGTGGTATCAGTTTCAACTAGAATTTTCGCCTGCGCAAACTCAAGCTCGTCAAGGACGAGTTCGTTTCCAAAATCGTTAATAAATATAAATGATTAATAGCAAATCAAGTAAAATGATTTGTGAGTGGTGTATATTTTGTTAGATTAAATAATGACTTTATTGTGTAATATTATGGAGTATGTGAGTGCTTTTAACTTGTAATAGCTGCCATAAGCAATATGTTGCATCTCACACGATGAGTGATAGAAATTTCGTATGCAGCAATTGCAAAGTTCGGCAAAAAAATCCCCAGCCCACCAAGTTGGGCATTCATCCTGCTTTGGAAAAAAAATTTGGAGAGCAGTCGCAGACAAAAATGTACTCCTCCAGCACTTTAGGAAAATCGAGCCACCATGGAGTTTTTGCAGGACGTAACAGCATTGAAAAAATCAAAGAAATGAACTCTAT
Proteins encoded in this region:
- the deoC gene encoding deoxyribose-phosphate aldolase; this translates as MANLNSSSQITSKKLASMIEHTLLAGDLNEERILTHLNEALRLKVFGVCIPLAWVPIAKEYLAQSSIKIITVIDFPFGQKSCEEKAQEARVAVSLGADEIDMVLDYEALIAKNYDKALEDVTAVVHAAGPIPVKVIVETSALDKAQLASAITIVALSKAQFIKTSTGFHKAGAQAQDIALMRHLLPDHIGIKASGGIKDFSSALAMIKAGATRIGASRSQEILQGC
- a CDS encoding thymidine phosphorylase, which codes for MQVIEIIQKKRDLRPLLKKEINFLIEHYVKGDIPNYQMSAFLMAVCINGMNEEEISYLTDAMLYSGEVISHLSEGQALIDKHSTGGVGDKISIPLAPAIAACGVKVPMIAGRGLGHTGGTLDKLESIPGFRCNLSSKQYQAQVQEIGCVIMGQTKDIAPADKMIYALRDVTGTVESIPLIASSIMSKKLAEGIDGLVLDVKFGSGAFMKDIEQSRTLASTMVALGAHMGKKVTACLTNMDQPLGVMIGNSLEIIESIDILHGRGPKDSQELTVELGAEMLLLAKKASSLEEGRKLVEQSLSSGRALDKFIEMVKAQGGDTKYIIEPKNFRPAQQKIVIKSKNAGYICEIDSRFVGLAAGLLGGGRTKLTDEINPSVGIEMHVKIGDHVDKDQVLCTLHADQKGIEEATLRLESAISIVPQSVTAPLLCQERLSTN
- a CDS encoding purine-nucleoside phosphorylase, which encodes MDINAFKEARDFIVSNTAIKDLSPHTAVVLGSGLSHFADNLKNSSYAKVIPFKNIPHFSSSTVEGHSGELIVGKLTNSHPIIAMSGRLHFYEGYNAKTITNPIRVLSLLGIKNLILTNAAGAIGDNYEPGQLMAIKDHINLSGINPLIGPNNPELGPRFVDMSHAYEPRFIEYALKAAEQEKITMHQGVYISVTGPSYETPAEIRMFKSMGADAVGMSTVLETIVARHMGIKVLGISCLTNKAAGLSTNTITHEEVMENNAKVAMRFSSVLEKIVAQIYAEK
- a CDS encoding IS5 family transposase; translated protein: MKTFLKGNIMSCLYETCLSDCAWEVIEPLFPANAKRGRRRVYSFRSIVDAIFYVLKNGCVWRCLPNDFPPHGIVYHYFRTWSVSGLWAVLNCILVAIVRTCAGRDASPSLVSIDSQSQTAEPGVDERGLDGGKKINGRKRHIVVDTMGLMLLCICTAANVSDRVAGEELVTELNKREKFPRLAKILGDNAYKNLSSDLRVGVSTETAERLKGQKGFVPQIFRWAVERTFAWLNRNRRLVRNYEKNTKHQESMNYIANARLCIRRLENWLTT
- the coaD gene encoding pantetheine-phosphate adenylyltransferase, whose translation is MKKAIYPGSFDPITNGHIDIVKRALSVFDHVLIAITQNQEKSSLFTIEERQDLIRQSLDSERIEVKTFDGLLVDFAKDEKIGFIVRGLRAASDFEYEFQLAAMNRHVNSQVDSVFFMTSSETYFLSSRLVKEVAMLGGDVEKMVPSPVAKALQEKRKLHQNI
- a CDS encoding pyridoxal phosphate-dependent aminotransferase; its protein translation is MTKLSISERIINMKVSATLGMAQAAQKLKDAGVEVKVLSAGEPNFNTPSVISAVAKQSIDAGKVHYTPVRGTKNIISAMQEKFKRDQGVDYDEDQLMCTVGAKSAIMMALDAVANEGDEVIVFAPYWVSYFEQVKLARAVPVVVNCQAQNNFMPSAQELKAAITSKTKAIILNSPNNPSGGVISLEQLTQLADVLKDSSIWLISDEIYEKLLFDGHKHYSPAAINNDMYKRTILISGASKGYAMTGWRVGFVGACKEIISAMNKLQGQQTTCLPEFIQDAAAYALREDEHVRNAIKSMNDAYLERRDVCLERFKTMPQIKVFKPQGAFYIWADYSQVIKQKKLKDDIELGVKLLEEAHVAMVPGTPFGGPGSLRMSIASSMNDINQAIDHIEKWINS
- the recO gene encoding DNA repair protein RecO, which produces MTRSRSVFARPAVHGDAFVTSSVRYGEKDCIVRLLLRDKGRRVAFFKNGLAARKGASTLQAPSLAKVAYVEMSDNKMPRLISFDIEPGSYALSLRAFAYASYIAELIEVMVPEEEECEPIYLLAEKAVYLLSSMGAHSFILRAFELNMLEFCGYLPDFDEIESGYNGNIFYDPIACRLIKEPVGQSFPITNSSLKLAKTLLGGIPENAVSENFDDLMSLGRIFHSRLRVLGIKELKSVSFLKQLSGKMAVGSGQT